A part of Pectobacterium cacticida genomic DNA contains:
- a CDS encoding putative Ig domain-containing protein codes for MTFSRSKAGSALARAPRQAWVLEPRMMFDAAAVATAAEAATHVAATDTASGVDATPVKATLAITDTSDRFEPIDLFSDVRVSADKSGQELKDQLPKVGAEAGSVSYDDLLKQMDDAGNDQYAGIQGVTAIGDRVYAVRGNNTLMIFQHDENGALSLSESKPLSGITDASEVRASNDGKTLYVIGTDGAVLLDVENLQQIGSIDSNQNLIRDVLTHADNVYVSVGNSVQVYSHEGSTLTLEQTLEDAGETGVQLDGANALAISADGKTLYVATSGGDTLVSTFAIAADGQLSFNTAVTPNMSSEYGYYASSLSLAADGKSLYVINEKNLHIFTIAADGSLSAGESIDLGDGADMVRSVITSPDGKNVAVIGKLGRSENFNTYGVFLYVRAEDGSLTLSQKVERVSNSENLSDTTFQELSHAAFSADGKQLYLTGTFNYGTSGLLVLALVPATVNFSEKGEPAALLPGGVLASPDLDVMNDGAGDYNGASITIERNGGANADDIFTFIDSDKFKLDVESSTLLLDGKPIATFTSADGKLTLTFIATVTQANAQNVLRHIAYENSSKDPTKDGANVAFDLVLSDGNSHSDAFVIHVGLEGVNDPPVIESTPLTPSYTAESERVKLFENTHIDTIERGQKLWQVIVTVDAVNKGDVLGAGGGKILLDSDNNSGKTGTGLEYRITKDAENGKTTVILYVTSMSVAEVETLIDGLTYGNTGNELTGARSIGLGVKESVEFDAKSIGDITMLDAVSVVTLTKAATENTAPNLSGGAMVDYTELGDPVIIAPGVTISDAQMDVFNGGAGNYDDAVLTITLGQGKSGADVLGFKADKGLELKDGALLKGGKAIGAVSLAEGVMTIRFSDGAGEIPTTEDVQNTLRQITYANTSHVPPESVALSITLADQRGLTSATLAQSIAIAAVNDAPSIGVDPVLSLGDLEHVQDITDIPGLGMPKASVASSDGSRIYIADAQGNIALFNQNADSGELNYVATYSAEDGADGIKNMVLSADGKNLYALHADGNALLCFNTDAEGVLTYQTTLVSDFNVDNSNLTNMQSMALSEDGKNLYVVNGYNVVYFARNTETGTLAYTSVLEGSMWDAPYLWQPMDIVSQGNLVYVVTNASDGSSLIVYQRDESGKLDLLGYTRMGDEALANLQHIAVSDDGSMIFVANSRTSTYIVWNDETIIHNHPQKVYAFSLDAQSGALTYLRTIKGEQTVEDIALSADGKALFVTLADGTLNYYAATTGELKGTLSGITDAGQISLTPDGGVIVAGEAINVSQAPQVSGPQISNNGEMVPVIPVTHIADVELDAAANGNGNYGGASIRIAGDADSRFGFISGNGYTLANNEIAHDGNVLAQWAATSDGVLTVTFKDGVTTVQANETIRQIAYGWAGASVPQTNTIALTVTFNDGDLDSVAQHVSVAINAIPVSGTGEFIVPPLMVGISPDASSLQLPENLFTDPDGDTLSWRVDGLPKGMRFDAETRQIVGTPSEAGAFAIDVIVNDGKAESSRSFSLTVEANTPPTRNDAAAETVRLALEPTLRGGERFDYVLPQDLFTDSDIAKGDILHWQIEGLPAGLSFDPATLTISGTPIEEGTFTLTMTAQDSAQGSATLTVTLTVENEMTFVPIQRAVIPQEQDDRNDVQLRASDYDSSRAATDRAAHSTTQAVLDSLNEAERARSREWGIDPIMPSLMPDLEPVNFSSRDRGTPVTEATSTLFQTVRGQATAIESSFSALQGSLLPDSTGALAFTLPQRLFTTRDGHVALTLQLANGNPLPSWVHFDSRHGVVRIVDAGALQVNQIQLSLKAQAADGSSRILPITLRVAPVVESVAPSVPLTQWREPAAADLPVSDRQDAMTELAHHDGKPAFSEQIEARHEHDELLNALAQLAGTAS; via the coding sequence ATGACTTTTTCTCGCTCAAAAGCTGGTTCAGCGTTAGCTCGCGCACCACGTCAGGCCTGGGTATTGGAACCGCGCATGATGTTTGACGCCGCCGCCGTGGCCACCGCGGCGGAGGCCGCGACGCATGTTGCGGCAACGGATACCGCATCCGGTGTTGACGCCACACCGGTCAAGGCGACGCTCGCCATCACTGATACCAGTGACCGCTTTGAACCGATCGATCTGTTCAGCGATGTCCGGGTGTCGGCGGATAAAAGCGGGCAGGAATTGAAAGATCAGTTACCAAAGGTAGGGGCCGAGGCTGGATCCGTTAGTTATGACGATCTACTCAAGCAAATGGATGATGCTGGTAATGACCAATATGCGGGAATCCAAGGGGTTACCGCCATCGGCGATAGGGTTTACGCGGTTCGTGGCAACAATACGCTGATGATTTTCCAGCATGATGAAAACGGCGCCTTATCCCTTTCGGAAAGCAAACCGCTTAGTGGCATCACTGACGCTAGCGAAGTACGGGCATCGAATGACGGCAAGACTCTCTATGTCATTGGCACCGATGGCGCAGTCCTACTCGATGTCGAAAACTTACAACAGATCGGTAGCATCGATTCTAATCAGAATCTGATACGCGACGTATTGACACACGCCGACAACGTCTATGTCAGCGTCGGCAACAGCGTTCAGGTATACAGCCACGAGGGTTCTACTCTGACGTTGGAACAAACGCTAGAGGACGCGGGCGAAACCGGGGTTCAACTTGATGGCGCGAATGCATTGGCTATTTCGGCAGACGGCAAAACGCTTTACGTTGCGACATCCGGCGGAGATACGCTGGTCAGCACATTTGCTATCGCTGCCGATGGTCAACTCAGCTTCAATACAGCCGTCACGCCCAACATGAGTTCCGAATATGGCTACTATGCTTCATCACTTAGTCTGGCCGCGGATGGCAAATCACTCTATGTCATTAATGAGAAAAATCTGCATATATTCACAATCGCCGCAGATGGCAGCCTTAGCGCCGGAGAGTCGATAGACCTTGGCGATGGTGCCGACATGGTCAGAAGTGTCATCACTTCGCCGGATGGTAAGAATGTCGCCGTGATCGGTAAGTTAGGACGAAGTGAAAATTTTAACACCTATGGTGTTTTTCTGTATGTGCGCGCAGAAGATGGCTCACTCACTCTTTCTCAGAAGGTCGAAAGGGTGAGCAACAGCGAGAACCTATCCGATACCACGTTCCAGGAGCTAAGCCACGCGGCCTTCAGCGCTGATGGTAAACAGCTCTATCTGACGGGAACATTTAACTACGGCACCTCGGGGCTGTTAGTGCTCGCTCTTGTACCTGCTACGGTTAATTTCAGCGAAAAGGGCGAACCAGCCGCTCTGCTGCCTGGGGGGGTGCTGGCCTCACCTGATCTAGATGTTATGAACGACGGCGCCGGGGATTATAACGGTGCGTCCATTACTATAGAGCGCAATGGCGGTGCTAATGCCGATGATATTTTCACTTTCATTGATAGTGATAAATTTAAGCTGGATGTGGAAAGTAGCACTCTCCTCTTAGATGGCAAACCTATCGCCACCTTCACATCGGCCGACGGTAAACTTACGCTAACGTTTATAGCCACGGTAACGCAGGCTAATGCGCAGAATGTGCTGCGCCATATCGCCTACGAGAATAGCAGCAAAGATCCAACTAAAGATGGCGCTAATGTGGCTTTTGACCTGGTTCTGAGTGACGGCAACAGCCATAGCGATGCCTTCGTTATTCATGTCGGTCTTGAAGGCGTCAACGATCCGCCGGTAATCGAATCCACGCCGCTGACGCCTTCCTACACGGCTGAAAGCGAACGCGTCAAGCTGTTTGAAAACACCCATATTGATACGATTGAACGTGGCCAGAAACTCTGGCAAGTCATCGTGACAGTAGATGCGGTTAACAAAGGCGATGTGCTAGGCGCAGGAGGGGGGAAAATCCTGCTTGATAGCGACAACAATAGCGGCAAAACGGGGACTGGGCTGGAATACCGGATAACCAAAGACGCCGAAAACGGCAAAACCACCGTCATATTGTATGTTACGTCTATGTCTGTCGCCGAGGTGGAAACGTTAATCGATGGGCTTACTTATGGCAATACCGGCAATGAGCTAACCGGCGCCCGTAGTATCGGATTGGGCGTTAAGGAGTCTGTTGAATTCGACGCGAAAAGCATTGGTGACATCACGATGCTTGACGCGGTGTCAGTCGTTACGTTGACAAAGGCGGCTACAGAAAATACCGCGCCAAATTTGAGCGGTGGCGCAATGGTGGATTACACCGAGTTGGGCGATCCTGTCATTATCGCTCCAGGCGTGACGATTTCCGATGCGCAGATGGATGTGTTCAATGGCGGCGCTGGCAACTACGACGACGCGGTATTAACGATAACGCTAGGCCAAGGCAAGAGTGGCGCGGATGTACTGGGTTTCAAGGCGGACAAAGGGCTTGAGCTTAAAGACGGTGCATTACTTAAAGGCGGTAAAGCGATCGGCGCGGTCAGCCTTGCCGAGGGGGTGATGACCATTCGCTTTAGCGACGGCGCTGGAGAAATCCCCACCACGGAAGATGTACAGAATACCCTCCGTCAAATTACTTATGCTAATACCAGCCATGTACCGCCAGAAAGCGTAGCGCTGAGCATCACGCTAGCCGATCAGCGTGGGCTTACGTCGGCCACGTTGGCGCAATCGATCGCCATTGCCGCGGTTAACGATGCTCCCTCGATTGGGGTTGATCCTGTCCTGTCATTGGGCGATTTAGAACATGTGCAGGATATTACCGATATTCCGGGACTCGGAATGCCCAAAGCCAGCGTAGCGTCTTCAGACGGTAGCCGCATTTATATCGCGGATGCACAAGGGAATATCGCCCTGTTCAACCAGAATGCGGACAGCGGTGAACTGAATTATGTAGCGACCTACTCCGCCGAGGATGGCGCGGATGGCATTAAAAACATGGTGCTCTCTGCCGATGGGAAGAACCTCTACGCCTTACATGCGGACGGTAATGCACTTCTGTGCTTTAACACCGATGCAGAGGGTGTGCTCACCTACCAAACCACATTGGTCAGTGATTTTAATGTGGATAATAGCAATCTCACTAATATGCAAAGCATGGCCTTGTCGGAGGATGGCAAGAATCTCTATGTCGTTAATGGCTATAACGTAGTTTATTTCGCCCGGAATACGGAAACGGGCACGTTGGCTTATACCAGTGTACTAGAAGGTAGCATGTGGGATGCACCCTACCTATGGCAACCCATGGATATCGTCAGCCAAGGTAATTTGGTTTATGTCGTCACGAATGCCTCTGATGGTTCTTCGCTGATTGTCTATCAGCGCGATGAGAGCGGTAAGCTTGATTTATTAGGGTATACCCGTATGGGCGATGAGGCGTTAGCAAATCTTCAGCATATTGCTGTCAGTGATGACGGGAGCATGATTTTCGTCGCCAACAGTAGAACGAGCACCTACATTGTCTGGAATGATGAAACCATTATCCATAACCACCCGCAGAAAGTTTATGCCTTTAGTCTGGATGCCCAATCCGGTGCGTTGACATATCTGAGAACGATCAAGGGTGAACAAACCGTAGAAGATATTGCACTGTCTGCTGACGGCAAGGCGCTATTCGTTACCCTTGCCGACGGGACGCTGAACTATTACGCCGCCACCACGGGCGAACTGAAAGGCACACTGTCGGGCATTACCGACGCAGGGCAGATTTCACTGACGCCGGATGGCGGGGTGATCGTAGCCGGAGAGGCGATCAACGTGTCGCAGGCGCCGCAGGTTTCCGGGCCGCAGATCAGTAATAACGGCGAGATGGTGCCAGTGATACCGGTAACACATATCGCCGACGTTGAGCTGGACGCCGCAGCTAACGGCAATGGCAACTATGGCGGCGCGTCCATTCGTATCGCTGGCGATGCCGACAGCCGGTTTGGTTTTATTTCAGGGAATGGATATACGCTGGCTAATAATGAAATTGCCCACGATGGCAATGTATTAGCGCAATGGGCAGCGACGAGCGATGGTGTTTTGACTGTCACGTTTAAAGATGGCGTCACCACGGTTCAGGCTAATGAGACTATCCGGCAAATTGCCTATGGTTGGGCTGGTGCGTCAGTGCCGCAAACAAACACCATCGCGCTGACAGTGACATTCAACGACGGTGATTTGGATTCTGTTGCACAGCATGTCTCAGTAGCGATCAACGCGATACCTGTCTCGGGGACGGGAGAATTTATAGTACCGCCATTAATGGTGGGTATCAGTCCCGATGCCTCGTCATTGCAATTGCCGGAAAATCTGTTTACCGACCCGGACGGCGATACATTGAGCTGGCGAGTGGATGGATTACCTAAAGGCATGCGATTTGATGCTGAAACGCGCCAAATTGTGGGGACACCGAGCGAAGCGGGCGCGTTCGCGATCGACGTTATCGTCAACGATGGCAAAGCCGAGTCGAGTCGCTCATTTTCCTTGACGGTCGAGGCTAATACGCCTCCCACGCGGAATGATGCTGCGGCGGAAACGGTGAGGCTGGCGTTGGAACCGACATTGCGGGGAGGGGAACGCTTCGATTATGTTCTGCCGCAAGATTTATTTACGGATAGCGATATCGCCAAAGGCGATATTCTGCATTGGCAAATTGAGGGGCTCCCTGCCGGGCTGAGCTTTGATCCGGCGACGTTAACCATCAGCGGTACGCCAATAGAAGAGGGAACCTTTACGCTGACGATGACCGCTCAGGATAGCGCACAGGGTAGCGCTACATTGACGGTGACGTTAACTGTTGAAAATGAAATGACATTTGTCCCGATTCAGAGGGCCGTAATACCGCAAGAGCAGGACGATCGCAACGACGTGCAATTACGCGCCAGCGACTATGACAGCTCCAGAGCGGCAACGGACCGGGCAGCGCATTCAACCACTCAGGCGGTATTGGATTCGCTTAATGAGGCCGAGCGCGCGCGCTCAAGGGAATGGGGAATCGATCCCATCATGCCATCCCTGATGCCTGATTTAGAACCGGTTAATTTCTCCTCCCGCGATCGCGGTACGCCGGTTACCGAGGCGACATCTACGCTATTCCAGACCGTTCGTGGTCAGGCGACGGCCATCGAATCGTCGTTCAGCGCATTACAGGGCTCGCTGCTGCCAGACAGCACCGGCGCGCTGGCGTTTACGCTGCCGCAACGCCTTTTCACCACGCGTGATGGTCACGTCGCACTGACGCTGCAACTGGCGAATGGCAACCCGTTGCCTTCATGGGTTCACTTCGATAGCCGTCATGGTGTCGTACGCATCGTCGATGCGGGCGCGTTGCAGGTCAACCAGATTCAGCTCTCTCTGAAAGCACAGGCTGCCGACGGTTCCAGCCGGATCTTGCCTATTACTTTACGCGTTGCCCCAGTGGTAGAAAGCGTCGCGCCGTCCGTCCCGTTAACGCAGTGGCGTGAACCGGCCGCGGCCGATCTACCGGTGTCGGATCGTCAGGATGCCATGACGGAACTGGCGCACCACGATGGTAAACCGGCGTTTAGCGAGCAGATCGAAGCACGCCACGAACACGATGAATTACTTAACGCCTTGGCGCAGTTAGCAGGGACGGCGTCGTAA
- a CDS encoding TadE/TadG family type IV pilus assembly protein — translation MKTKVGNGNMAKQTNGKNRCSAALTRFWRQERGAGTAFYVLGMMALLVTGAFIVDTMSATGDAAQIKRATDAAALAVGHQATILSEQHYDPTQIRELAFEYVKNNLGLNSALVDVLTVDAITVSESRSGSTRRRFTVTVNFDTTPNLMDLGAKRQAIYSTAEVVSRPTEIAMMMPVVVGMTGDDIRVLQNVTRTFAKRMLGDSDATRDNLWISLVPYSQSVNVYDANDPDRIRRWAEPGALNPPELAALFRSGYASLADRRIPDRRANLLCMYRGLGDEENFFWDEPPVGQFRIYYREDLPANGSPGAPPIPWTGPNPGFDDTSAVDTRWMVADRGCPNAALLPLTNDESKLEARIQEFTPRFNVNYAIAMSWAGAALSPNMRGTDGWGDSKLPLDFSTNGNNDGQKVIVMLADTAGDWFDTDTYNFNRNQFSGQLGGLGARDFAKKRFHDLCESFRARDIKLYFVGVRPGDAESFGRGLFDQDATPGLMVCTEGKKRMSFIDGAGFGDRGVEKQLLQRLDRIADQIETEGGYVRLVE, via the coding sequence ATGAAGACGAAGGTAGGTAACGGCAACATGGCAAAACAGACCAACGGCAAGAACAGATGCTCCGCCGCGCTTACCCGCTTCTGGCGGCAGGAACGCGGAGCGGGAACGGCCTTTTATGTACTGGGAATGATGGCGCTGCTAGTTACCGGCGCGTTTATCGTGGACACCATGAGTGCTACCGGCGATGCCGCGCAGATCAAACGTGCGACCGATGCCGCAGCGCTGGCGGTCGGGCATCAGGCCACGATCCTCAGTGAGCAGCACTACGATCCCACCCAGATAAGAGAACTGGCTTTTGAGTATGTCAAAAATAATCTCGGTCTGAACAGCGCATTAGTCGATGTGTTGACGGTGGATGCTATCACGGTGAGCGAAAGTCGTAGCGGCAGTACGCGCCGACGTTTCACCGTGACCGTTAATTTTGACACCACGCCTAACCTGATGGATCTGGGAGCAAAGCGGCAAGCGATCTACTCCACCGCAGAAGTGGTAAGCCGCCCGACGGAAATCGCCATGATGATGCCCGTGGTCGTTGGCATGACAGGGGACGATATTCGCGTCTTGCAGAATGTGACGCGCACGTTTGCCAAACGCATGCTCGGCGATTCGGACGCTACGCGTGACAACCTGTGGATTTCGTTAGTGCCCTACAGTCAGTCGGTTAACGTGTATGACGCTAACGATCCGGATCGTATCCGCCGCTGGGCGGAGCCGGGCGCGTTGAATCCGCCCGAACTCGCGGCGTTATTTCGTTCTGGTTACGCCAGCCTGGCCGACCGGCGTATTCCCGATCGACGGGCGAATCTGCTGTGTATGTATCGTGGTCTGGGGGATGAGGAAAACTTCTTCTGGGACGAACCGCCGGTAGGCCAGTTCCGGATTTACTACCGGGAAGATTTGCCAGCCAATGGCAGCCCCGGCGCGCCGCCGATTCCCTGGACTGGCCCGAATCCCGGTTTTGATGATACCAGCGCGGTGGATACCCGCTGGATGGTGGCAGACAGAGGTTGCCCTAATGCGGCGCTGCTACCGCTCACGAATGATGAATCCAAGCTGGAGGCGCGCATCCAGGAATTTACCCCGCGTTTTAACGTCAATTACGCCATTGCCATGTCATGGGCCGGTGCAGCGCTATCGCCCAATATGCGCGGTACTGACGGTTGGGGCGATTCAAAATTACCGCTTGATTTCAGTACCAACGGCAATAACGACGGGCAGAAAGTGATCGTGATGCTGGCCGATACCGCCGGTGACTGGTTCGACACCGATACGTACAACTTTAATCGTAACCAGTTCAGTGGTCAGCTCGGCGGATTGGGGGCCAGGGATTTCGCCAAGAAGCGGTTTCATGATTTATGTGAAAGCTTCCGCGCCCGCGATATCAAGCTCTATTTTGTTGGCGTTCGCCCCGGTGATGCGGAGAGCTTTGGGCGGGGGCTGTTCGATCAGGACGCCACGCCGGGGCTAATGGTATGCACCGAAGGCAAAAAGCGGATGAGTTTTATCGATGGCGCTGGATTTGGCGATAGGGGCGTAGAAAAACAATTACTTCAGCGTCTGGATCGCATCGCCGATCAAATTGAAACCGAAGGAGGATACGTGCGGCTGGTGGAATAG
- a CDS encoding TadE/TadG family type IV pilus assembly protein has protein sequence MTKTSSAATTLRRFWRAQRASIAVETALALPIVLAAGMLFADFYSINLERSRMEQRVGALASVLALQKSLTTDGLSGLLNSVLPDANLGDYQLLISNVRQTGMVNWQLSRGNTPGLCAGSETPPGESYVPDLPERDVEKGSENTTMLLVEWCREGKDLGLLGGMALGGLLHVSAVNRVAIGAIELDETLAKEAGIANEDEGR, from the coding sequence ATGACAAAGACGAGTAGTGCGGCGACGACGCTGCGTCGCTTCTGGCGGGCGCAACGGGCTTCCATTGCCGTGGAGACCGCGCTGGCGTTACCGATTGTGCTGGCCGCGGGCATGCTGTTTGCCGATTTCTACAGTATTAACCTAGAGCGCTCGCGCATGGAGCAACGCGTAGGGGCGTTGGCATCCGTGCTGGCCTTGCAAAAATCCCTCACCACAGACGGGCTATCGGGGTTGTTAAATAGCGTGTTGCCAGACGCCAACCTGGGCGATTACCAGTTGTTGATCAGTAATGTGCGCCAGACCGGCATGGTGAACTGGCAGTTAAGTCGCGGTAATACTCCGGGGCTATGTGCCGGGAGTGAAACACCGCCTGGGGAATCCTATGTTCCTGACTTACCGGAAAGGGATGTGGAAAAAGGGAGCGAAAACACCACGATGCTGTTGGTGGAGTGGTGCCGGGAAGGGAAAGATCTTGGTTTACTCGGCGGAATGGCGTTGGGCGGCCTGTTGCATGTTTCGGCGGTAAATCGCGTTGCCATTGGCGCGATTGAACTGGATGAAACGCTGGCAAAAGAAGCCGGTATCGCAAATGAAGACGAAGGTAGGTAA
- a CDS encoding TadE/TadG family type IV pilus assembly protein, whose translation MLEWRRIRDWRGTQGVAATEVAFLVPVILVGVMMLFELARIGLVIAIGSAALDNAVQSFRLDDLETESEEQMADDLKKRMVEASYGYLQSGDLTVSVLHFDNLNRLGGLMTDEVDGAQGEDQNEGIASMLPVWAVTVQLRKAFISPLPEVLKLGDTFGYQYKHVFSTEVRDDKDE comes from the coding sequence ATGCTGGAGTGGCGAAGAATCCGTGACTGGCGCGGTACGCAAGGGGTTGCCGCGACCGAGGTAGCGTTTCTGGTGCCGGTGATCCTGGTCGGCGTGATGATGTTATTTGAATTGGCGCGCATCGGTCTGGTGATCGCTATCGGTAGCGCGGCGCTGGACAACGCGGTGCAATCATTTCGGCTGGATGATCTGGAGACGGAAAGCGAAGAGCAGATGGCCGATGACCTGAAAAAACGCATGGTTGAAGCGTCTTACGGCTATTTACAGAGCGGTGATTTAACCGTCAGCGTACTGCATTTCGATAACCTGAATCGGCTTGGCGGGTTGATGACGGATGAGGTCGATGGCGCGCAGGGCGAAGATCAAAATGAAGGAATCGCCAGCATGCTGCCGGTTTGGGCGGTAACCGTACAACTACGTAAAGCGTTCATTTCGCCGCTGCCTGAAGTGCTGAAATTGGGCGATACCTTTGGTTATCAGTACAAGCACGTGTTCAGTACCGAGGTGCGTGATGACAAAGACGAGTAG
- a CDS encoding tetratricopeptide repeat protein, which translates to MNILKKIMINRQEIRPGRAVRRIGWVVACLLLAGCSGTGAIQGSKSEGMKLARLLRDQGRLEAASEVYARLDGRGLLNGAEILEYATVAAPVRPPQQALALYGRARQALGGEASMAPQEALAICLGMGRAQLALGRNALAQQDFSCALKAQPDNAGALNGMGVVLDAAGKHAEARALFDRALHINPADTAAMNNLALSWLAEGDANKAIELLRTTDASNPTSRLNLALAYLYRDDRDDARDALASIAGEQRIDALLDELAARAQKMKTDAMRAETLLLSSRQPLQLNNPE; encoded by the coding sequence ATGAATATATTGAAAAAAATCATGATTAATCGGCAAGAAATACGGCCTGGGCGCGCCGTGCGTCGTATCGGCTGGGTCGTGGCCTGCCTGCTGCTGGCGGGATGTAGCGGCACTGGCGCGATTCAAGGCTCGAAGAGCGAAGGGATGAAACTGGCGCGGCTATTACGCGATCAGGGGCGGCTGGAAGCCGCCAGTGAAGTCTATGCCCGATTAGATGGCCGTGGCCTGCTGAACGGTGCGGAAATATTGGAGTATGCCACGGTAGCCGCTCCGGTGCGTCCACCGCAACAGGCGTTGGCGCTCTATGGCCGGGCGCGCCAGGCGTTGGGGGGTGAGGCGAGCATGGCGCCGCAAGAGGCGCTGGCCATTTGTTTAGGTATGGGGCGAGCGCAGTTGGCGCTGGGGCGCAACGCCTTGGCGCAGCAGGATTTTAGCTGCGCGCTCAAGGCACAACCAGACAACGCGGGCGCGTTAAATGGGATGGGCGTCGTGCTGGACGCCGCGGGCAAACACGCCGAAGCGCGTGCGTTGTTTGACCGCGCACTCCACATTAACCCGGCGGATACGGCGGCGATGAACAATCTGGCTTTGTCCTGGCTGGCCGAGGGGGATGCGAATAAAGCGATTGAATTGCTCCGTACGACCGATGCGTCTAACCCGACCAGTCGCTTGAATCTGGCGCTGGCCTATCTGTATCGCGACGATCGCGATGACGCGCGTGACGCGCTGGCATCTATCGCCGGGGAACAGCGCATTGACGCGTTGCTGGACGAATTGGCGGCGCGTGCGCAAAAAATGAAAACCGACGCCATGCGTGCCGAAACCCTGCTGTTATCCAGTCGTCAGCCCTTACAACTGAATAACCCGGAATAA
- a CDS encoding type II secretion system F family protein: MAWLGDPLLLLAFALLGGGVYLTYRQQRQTFRQLEQRMRAHIPDTSIDVSSQEGNILRGQGKQLSPWLENLLTPVAAQGERLAGAERDRVNLRRQLDLAGFRRSEAVGWLVIGKMLCGVVAALLLIFGWLPPSDRFGLTGLAGGLVGYFVGALVPEWWLRWRAASRGEKLARAVPDALDLMVVCAEAGLPIGRVLLVVSRELGLSSPEMADELGYTAAELQILSDRMLAMQHLAERTRVPEIESLVATLIQAERYGTPLSQALRTIADESRKTLILSLEEKAGKLPAQLSVPLMGLILPPIIAIMASPSLIRVVRLLAQ; the protein is encoded by the coding sequence ATGGCATGGTTAGGCGATCCTTTATTGCTACTGGCTTTCGCGCTGCTCGGCGGCGGGGTGTATTTAACGTATCGCCAGCAGCGGCAAACGTTCCGACAGTTGGAACAGCGCATGCGTGCGCACATTCCCGACACGTCTATAGACGTGTCCTCGCAAGAGGGAAACATCTTGCGAGGACAAGGAAAACAACTCTCTCCCTGGCTCGAAAACCTGCTAACTCCCGTTGCCGCGCAAGGCGAACGTCTGGCAGGGGCGGAACGCGATCGCGTTAATCTGCGCCGCCAACTGGATCTGGCAGGGTTTCGTCGTAGCGAAGCCGTTGGCTGGTTGGTTATCGGCAAGATGCTGTGCGGCGTTGTGGCGGCCCTGTTGCTGATTTTCGGCTGGCTTCCTCCGTCCGATCGGTTCGGTCTGACTGGTCTGGCGGGCGGGCTGGTCGGCTATTTCGTCGGCGCGCTCGTGCCGGAATGGTGGCTGCGCTGGCGCGCCGCCAGCCGGGGCGAAAAACTGGCGCGTGCCGTGCCGGACGCACTCGATCTCATGGTGGTATGCGCGGAAGCGGGCCTGCCTATCGGCCGTGTCCTTCTGGTGGTGTCGCGTGAATTGGGGCTGTCGTCGCCGGAGATGGCCGATGAGCTGGGCTATACCGCCGCAGAATTGCAAATTCTCTCCGATCGCATGCTGGCGATGCAACACCTTGCCGAGCGCACGCGCGTGCCTGAAATCGAAAGCCTGGTCGCAACCTTGATTCAGGCCGAACGCTACGGCACGCCGTTATCACAGGCGCTGCGTACCATCGCCGATGAAAGTCGTAAAACGCTGATTTTGAGCCTGGAAGAGAAAGCCGGGAAACTGCCGGCGCAGCTAAGCGTACCGCTGATGGGGCTTATTCTGCCGCCCATCATTGCCATTATGGCGTCGCCTTCGCTGATTCGGGTGGTGCGACTGCTGGCCCAATAA